TCACGCCGACACGCTGCCTAATCGTGTGGATGgtacaagcgtgtgcactttcgcaggtcgctccagcgcaacgccgtaTAGGACCTCGCCGCTGGCATCAGTAGCAGTGAATCGCGCTGACTTACCCAGGTCGAAGGTATATGACCCTGTCAGCACCACAGGAGGTTCAGCATTGGCAAAGAATACAAGAGGGAGGGCTCTGTGTGGCGAAGCCACGGAGTTGAGGTGGTGAACGCCAAGACACCGCAGCGCGGTGTCTCCCTGCCGCAGAGGGGTGCATGAGGAAGGCgtagcaaaaaaaaaaaaggctcttacgcacatgcgcacggggggaggggggaacgCGGAAAAGGCGTCTACGCACGTCGCACCAAAGACACATGTGATGGCCAAGATGGGCCtggcgcgtgcacgcgcacgcacacccgcacacaccgaATTAAACGGATCTCATAAAAGCTCACGAGGCAGTCGCGCACACGGAACTAAGCACGGACAAGCTACGGCACAGCGAAGTCGTTTGAATAAGCCATTGCGAGAATCAGAGACGCCGCACCAAAACGCGCCATCAGCAgaacacacagaaagagagaaagaaacgGGGAGAACAAGCCGAGATCCTTACCGGGGAAGAGGCAACGCATGCAGAAGCGATATAGCTGGTCACTTCTTCACCTGCTTCACGGCCCAGCTGATGCCCTCATCCAGCCCCTCGCCTGTCTTGGCTGAGCACGCCTGAATGTGCCAGCTTCGGTCTCGCAAATCTGTCAGGTTGAGTGCTACGGAGACCTCTTCTACCGGCATTGCACCCAGCAAATCCTGCTTGTTCGCGAAGACAAGCATTGGCACCCCCGccaccttctcttcctccagcAGGTGTTCCAGCTCACGACGTGCCTCGCGGATGCGCCGAGGATCAGCCGCATCTATGACGTAGATGACGACGTCCGCCTCTTTGAAGTACTGTCGCCAGTAGTAGCGCGCCGCGCGCTGGCCTCCCATATCCCAAACGTTGATCTTGATTCCGCCGGTAACGAGCTTCTTTATCTGAAATCCCTGCGTGGACGCGACGTGCGAGATATCCTCGTCActgagctggcgcaggaTGCTTGTCTTGCCAGCGTTGTCGAGACCTAGAATCAAAATACCCGCCGGTCTACTCGTGGGACGGATCCGCATCAAGAAGTCTAAGATGCCCATGACAgctgcctcctcgtcctcgcgtGCAATAACTGTTTCGTCAACGTAGGCGCGACAGGCAGCGTGTCATCGCCTgctctccccccccacacacacacacacctcgtGCACGCTTATGCGCGTTACTGCTTTATGTTGAGAGGTGGCGGTCAAGGCGTTCGCACGGAAGGCGACGAGCTTCGCACACGCATGAAGTAAAGCGTTTGGAGAAGCGCAGATGAGAATACTGACAGGAGCATGTATCCCTGCACGTCGCACACCTCTCCCGCGGCATCACATCCACTGCTGCAAGGTGTGCAAAGTGCACAACCGGTCAAGTtagagaaggaaagagagaggggacgTGGAGAAGGAAGGTGAGGAGGGTAACAGAATCACAcagacggcgaggcggctAAGGACAGGCAAAAGGGCATGGTACCTTTCGCTGAGTCGGCAGCGGAGTTGACAGCCATCCTGCGCGCTGAGGAGGTGGAAAAAGGAGGGATGCGAACGTCGCAACGGAAGAACCGCAAAATAGAAGCCGCAGGCAGCGCCGACCTCAAGGCGAAAgacgctggcgcacgcacacacacacaaacacacaaacgccTAAGAGCTCTCCtctgagagagagagagacgcacatgTATGCGCATGCATGCAGTTGCGGAGCCAGAATACTCCCCGTGCATATCGAGGCAGTTTGGCGGTGTTCGCCTTCTCTTGCACGTACATGTCGGGCTCCCTTTTCTCCCGGTCCTCATCTCCGTTCGGCCTCTGCAAATAGATGGAGACGAGGTAGGTAGGCAGCGGGGGACAGTCGACAAAAAATGAAGCGAAGAAGCGTGCAGATAGGATGTGCAAGAGGTTCGTGCGAGAGAGTCGCCACCGACGTCCTCAACGCAGTCAATCCctcgcttcccctccccctcgccttCCTCACCGTGCTGAAATCACTTCCATCACAGCCACCGCATCGCTACACCAGAACTAAGTCAAAGCTTCCATtgtccacctcctccggctccccagccgcggcggccaccgcgtCCCCGCCCGCCGCATCACTGTGCTTCTttcggtggtggcggcggttcCCACGATCCTCAGAGTCGCCGATTGCCAAGTACCGTAGCTTTTTCGCACTCTGTGTTAGCTGCGTTTCCTGCTGCGCGGAGTCAAGCTCAGTGGCGCGTCGCACCACTGCATCGTCCGGACCACTGCCCGCAGTGGCGGTAGGCACATCTGCCGTGAGCGCAGCCTTCATCTGCGCGAGGATAATGGACACGTCGGCCTGTAAAACAGGGTCTGGCGCAGCGGCCTGAGCAGAGGCGGGAATGTTTGCCCTCGGAACCACGCGCTGTGTTCTCAAGGTGCGTACAGTGCGTAAGCCAGGTTCCACAGACCGATGGACATCAGAGGTCGGTGTCGCAGGATCGACcactggcgctgcgccgtccaactcgtctttctctccctcctcggCGAAGAAGTCGTCCACGGACATACTGACGTCGTGCACCATATCGGCAGCCACGGAGCCAACCACGTCCTCTGCCAGCGGTCGCACAACCTGGGAAGCGGGCAGCGGAGATGGTAGCTCCTCCGACAGCGATGGGGCCGTCAAACCAGAGACGGCCGCGTTGGCATTAGCCGCAGCAGAGTCGTCTTGTGCCAGCCCTTCAGGTGTTCGATTCAGGGTTGACAGCTGTGCAGTCTCGGCGTCGGACGGATGCGCGACAGGGCGACGCTTCGCCGTCACCCAGGCACGACTACTCGCCGCACCCGAGAcagaggaggatgaggacgAGCGAGGCGACGATTTGCCCGACGCATCGCAGTCGCTATTGCCCAGAAACAGCCTCATGGCCTCCGCGTCGCTCATCGGACGGGTGAGCGAGGTCTGTTGCGGATGCGTGCCGTTCCCGCCCCCGTTTACGTAGCTGGTTCCATTACTGACGGATGTCACAACAGCGCTGGAGCGGTGCTGCATTCGAAGGCCTCCAGAGTCCGACTGCAACGCTGGTGTCGTGCTGGCCTGCACCTCAGTGATCGCCACAGAGGGGTGATCCGAAGCCTGCGCAGCATCTGTCATTGAAGTGTACGCTGCTGTCTTCAACGAAGATCCTGCAGAAGCGTTCAGAGACAGAGGCGGTGATGATGCTGGGGTGTGCGGTCCGGCTCTCAGCGCCTCGGCAGGCGGCGGCTTCCCTGGCGCTGGTGCTTGGTCGGCACGGGCGCCCCCAACTGATGCTGTGCCGTTTGGTGGGGTACATGTTGAATCGAGACCAGCAATAGGTGCGGCCTGTTGGCGCGCTAGGAGTGCGAAGAGTTGCTGAGctcgcacctcctccgctgtgATGCGGACCAGGGTGCTGGCCACGTGCAGAGCTCGCACCACGCCCAGCATTCCTGCACCTGTCTGAGCGCTCAGCATCGCAGTCATGGGACGCACTGAGAACTCAGCTGGAGCCTGGTGACCCTTTAGCACGCGGTGCACGAGCCCCGTGGTTGCTCGACGGACGCGGTTACACCACACCTCCACCTCATCCAGTCGGACAGCCCCGCTGGCGCCGGTGAGCGGCACCACATCGGAGAAGTTCAGGGCGTACAGGATGCAGCTCGTGGGGGGCACGTGCAGCGTTTCCTGCTTCGCGTACTCCCATGAACTGCGCTGACGAGGGTCGATCATGAATATGACGAGTTGACACCCGGCGTACATGTCGAGCAACCGTGCATCTGCCGCCACACGCAGAGCCTCGTGAAGCTGGACTGTTGGGATATGGCCAGCCATGGCTGCGCCGGTGTccgccgacgaggacgaggtggATCCCTGGCGACAATCTTCAACGATCTCCCAGATGTCCACCTTCGTGCCCTCGTGTGGGGCGCAAAGCTCCCCTTGCAACCGCATGGTCGAAGCGATGATCTCTGTAGACGGGGTGTaccgcgccggcagcgggtgGCCGCTTAGACGCGCCATCAAAGTGCTTTTGCCAGTCGCACgggtgccgcgcagcacaacCTTCATGTTGTAGCGCGTGCCCCTCTTCATCTCCTCCCGCACCTGAGCCGAGAGGGGCCACACCCCGCTACCCAACCGCTGCGacgacgcgccgctgccacctctCAAAGTGCGGTCGGAGGAAGCCGTGGAGGGGCCCAACAGAGACTGCAGGTAGCTGATGAAAGCCATGATCGAAAAAGGGTGACACAGGATCTGGACCGGAGAGCCTCCTTTGAAAAAGAAGACAGACATGAAGCGGGAAGGTCAGCCACGCGTATGGAGACACAAGTGTGAAACCAGAGCAAGCAGAGAACACGCTACAGCGCACAAGCGCCAcgcgaaaaagaaaaggaacgGCGTGGCAATGCACCAATCAAGGAAGAAAGAAAAACCAGCAACAAGGCAACAGCGAACACGGGGGAATGCAATAATGGGGtgatatgtgtgtgtgtgtgtgtgtgccagcgaGGAAAAGGGAGACGCGAAGGTGGGTGTTCAAGCGTCGCTTTCGTCATGCGGTGCAGCTGTT
The window above is part of the Leishmania major strain Friedlin complete genome, chromosome 36 genome. Proteins encoded here:
- the ARL-3B gene encoding putative ADP ribosylation factor 3, whose protein sequence is MGILDFLMRIRPTSRPAGILILGLDNAGKTSILRQLSDEDISHVASTQGFQIKKLVTGGIKINVWDMGGQRAARYYWRQYFKEADVVIYVIDAADPRRIREARRELEHLLEEEKVAGVPMLVFANKQDLLGAMPVEEVSVALNLTDLRDRSWHIQACSAKTGEGLDEGISWAVKQVKK